In Hydra vulgaris chromosome 06, alternate assembly HydraT2T_AEP, a genomic segment contains:
- the LOC136081564 gene encoding uncharacterized protein LOC136081564 produces the protein MESVGKKDKTNKARHSKSENQSIHDATEENVPNLHKVGNSIAVEILGKLKTDGLNIADCRGQGYDNGVNMAGKYKGVQAQIININGLTSFVPCACMTLNLVGVHAAEVSPLMIGKPGERISLKGHCETRWSSKKEAVASLNNQLVEVYNVLQDMNSRTTLNHETVAGAKDQLKLFNLKFLCLLNLWTKILTLIDRENHAMQAKKISIDITSKKNEWACLGHPVSQRKRSERHQRIC, from the exons ATGGAAAGTGTTggaaaaaaagacaaaacaaataaagcaaGGCATAGTAAAAGCGAAAATCAATCAATACACGATGCAACTGAAGAAAATGTACCTAATTTGCAT AAAGTTGGAAATAGCATTGCAGTAGAAATCCTAGGAAAACTGAAAACTGATGGATTAAATATTGCAGATTGCAGAGGCCAGGGCTATGACAATGGAGTAAATATGGCTGGAAAATACAAAGGAGTTCAAGCACAAATCATTAATATCAATGGACTAACATCATTTGTACCATGTGCATGTATGACGCTTAATTTGGTTGGCGTTCATGCTGCTGAAGTCTCACCTCTTATG ATAGGAAAACCTGGTGAAAGAATTTCATTAAAGGGTCACTGTGAAACAAGATGGTCATCAAAAAAAGAAGCAGTTGCTTCCCTAAACAATCAACTTGTTGAAGTTTATAATGTTTTACAAGACATGAATTCAAGAACAACTTTAAACCATGAAACTGTTGCTGGTGCAAAAGACCAACTCAAATTGTTCAATCTTAAATTTCTTTGTTTGTTGAACCTGTGGACTAAAATTCTTACATTAATTGACAGAGAAAATCATGCAATGCAAgccaaaaaaatttctattgacataacctcaaaaaaaaatgaatgggCTTGTCTCGGCCATCCAGTATCTCAGAGAAAAAGGAGTGAAAGACATCAAAGAATCTGCTAa
- the LOC136081097 gene encoding uncharacterized protein LOC136081097 translates to MEIKLKFDEAMEPFHFLANLTDIKYQGKSLSIEQEAAAEVWLSDRHNEYVAGYYDFRLKVTTTFPPHMFNDNFISTISSERWWGIIDLKQRLHQKSLPLPEGFAKFFQSLHSCPASTGSIERVFSTFGIVWSKLRNWLGSDRAEKLVRIYRHLRGEEFDW, encoded by the exons AtggaaattaagttaaaatttgatgaAGCAATGGAACCTTTTCATTTTTTGGCAAATTTGACTGATATTAAATACCAAG gaaaatcTTTAAGCATTGAACAAGAAGCTGCTGCAGAAGTTTGGCTAAGTGATAGGCACAATGAATACGTGGCTGGATACTATGATTTCAGGCTAAAAGTCACAACTACCTTTCCACCGCACATGTTCAAcgataattttatttctacaaTTTCAAGTGAAAGATGGTGGGGTATAATAGATTTGAAGCAAAGGCTGCATCAAAAATCTTTACCACTGCCAGAAGggtttgcaaaattttttcaatctctTCATAGTTGTCCTGCAAGCACTGGCTCCATAGAAAGAGTGTTTTCTACTTTTGGTATTGTATGGAGCAAGTTAAGAAATTGGTTAGGGAGCGATAGAGCTGAAAAGCTTGTACGGATATACAGACATTTGAGAGGCGAAGAATTTGATTGGTAA